A segment of the Aureliella helgolandensis genome:
TCCGCCTGGATTGCTGCGGAAACCTCTTGAGTGAGTTCGTCGGTAACGGCGTTCTTCATAGTCGCCGAATGTAGTTTTTGAGTCGCAGCGTTGGCCGCTCTGGCCAGCTCAGCCAACGCCTCTTGCTGGCTCGATTCCAGCTTCAACTTGCCCTTCACATCTTGGCGTAGCAACATGCGGACACCCTGTGCTCGACACTCCAGCTGGTCCAACCGCGTCTGTTGCGCCGCCGATGTATTCTCCTGAAACCAATTTCTTACCCGCTGCTCGAGCTTGACGATCAGCTCGCGTTGCTTCTCGGCAGGCAGAATCCGCAATTGAAACCAGGGTGTATCAATCTCCGCGAACAAAGCCCCCAATTGCTGAACTTGGCCATCGGTCAACTGGAGTTCTTGTTGCGATTGCGGTGCGTGGACCAACCCCAGCAAATGCTGCGGTATCAGCTCTGCATACTTCGATACCGATTCATGGGTCTGGGCGGCGATAACGCTGACTAGTTGCGCGAAAACCAGCCCTGCGCAGCAAACACGCATGCAAAGGGGGTGCAACATCGACTTTCTCCGAAGAATTTGAAAGTTTGGGACTTGTCTTGTAATTCATTCCGTTTCAGAAAATTCCATTTCTGGCAGTTGAAACGTTATTTACGACGAGTTTACCCCTGTTTCCAACACTTTTCCGTGGCCTATTTCACTTGCGAGGGAAACTTCACCGATGAATTCCCGATTGGCACGGCATTCGCATTTGAAAAGTCTCTCGTAACACACCCTTATTCAGGAGACCTCCATGCTCGTGCTCACTCGCAAACCTAATCAAAGCATCAAGATCGGTGATAACATTACCATCAACGTTGTACGAGTCAGGGGCAATACCATTCAGCTGGGTATTGAGGCGCCTCAAGATGTATCGATTCTCAGAAGCGAACTATTGCTGAAGACCGTGCTCAAGCCGAATTCCGCGGCAGCCCCCTCGGACCACGCGACGCGGTCGGACGGAACACGCTCCCCCCAAGATTCGACAGGCAGCAGCTCGAGCGATAGCGAAGAGAAGACGCCTGCGAACCTCTCGCTGGCTTGTTCTGCAGAGCCGATCGTCTTACAGTTGTTAGCTGCTAGCTAGTGCATCGTCGGAGCTCGGTTTGCCGAATTGACTCGCTCCCAGGCTGAGCTTGGGGCCCCGTTGAATTTCACAACCATCCCACCCTTTGCAGGGAATTCCAGCGAATTCCACTACGCGAACCTCAGGGAAACCAAGTTCAGGCAATTGGTGGCAGGATACAGACAGCCATGCATCACGATCTGCCCACCTCCAATTCCCAACGGGATGTGCTCTACGGCCAAGC
Coding sequences within it:
- a CDS encoding carbon storage regulator is translated as MLVLTRKPNQSIKIGDNITINVVRVRGNTIQLGIEAPQDVSILRSELLLKTVLKPNSAAAPSDHATRSDGTRSPQDSTGSSSSDSEEKTPANLSLACSAEPIVLQLLAAS